Proteins encoded together in one Formosa sp. Hel3_A1_48 window:
- a CDS encoding TonB-dependent receptor, which produces MKNLNKFLLLFSLTILTALHVVAQTGKISGTVMDGEFNEPMAFANVLIKNTTKGTTSDFDGKYTIDVEPGNYTVVFSYIGYQTIEISDVNIVASDDVIVDVTLNTNSLETVVITTTVRKNTESAVLDLQKNSITLLDGLSAQGIKSSGASNIANAVKNVPGVSIQGGKYVYVRGLGDRYTKSILNGVDIPGLDPDRNTVQMDIFPTSILDNIIVVKSAAAEYAADFTGGVIDIVTKDFPTKANYSISIGTGYNPNMHFRDDYLSYTGSKTDFLGYDNGMRNLPINRNQSIPGTFENSSILTNMTDKFNKELSAKQSNSGANFDFGFTAGNQYDVGENKLGYQFSLSYKNQTQFYDDRIDGTFIKDENNTSITELLGTRRSNGIEGKSNILLSTLAGIVYKRELAKYKLNFLHIQNGESTAGLYNQEIAQAGGGSGFEPIKKDALLYTQRSITNILFGGQHSFSEGEWKLNWKLSPSLSRVYDKDHRITPLQQSDNGEFFISPSAASYPIRIWRNLEELNVVGKLDVVRKYSFKERPAKLKFGVSQTIKQRDFFIDDYTFTKSGTLQVQNGNSDNLLSEGNIWIPETDQGTHLVFGDLFEKSNAFDAIQNVSAAYVSNEFGVTEKLKAVVGLRTELFSSIYSGQNQAGTEVFKDEKIIDKLDFFPSANLIYGLSDNINLRMSYSRTTARPSFKEASKSQIFDPITNRLFIGNINLDPSYINNFDARAEFFGQNSEMIAFSVFYKDFTDPIELTFYESAPDQLTPRNLGNASVVGLEFEFRKSLGFIANSLEKLKFNVNASYIDSSLTMFEDEFNRRVNAARDGERVENKRELQGQSPYLINTGLNYTDSEIGLQTGLFFNVQGKTLEVVGTGIVPDVYTVPFNSLNFTLNKKFGPEKKSTIDVKVSNILNSKRKSVYESFNASDQIFTQLNPGTEFSIGYSYSF; this is translated from the coding sequence ATGAAAAATTTAAATAAATTTCTTTTATTATTTTCGCTAACTATTTTAACTGCATTGCATGTTGTTGCACAAACAGGTAAAATCTCTGGTACCGTAATGGACGGTGAATTCAATGAACCAATGGCTTTCGCTAACGTTCTAATTAAAAATACAACAAAAGGAACGACATCCGATTTTGATGGTAAATATACCATCGACGTTGAACCAGGAAATTATACAGTTGTCTTTTCATATATTGGTTATCAAACTATTGAAATTTCTGATGTGAATATTGTGGCCAGTGATGATGTTATTGTAGACGTTACGCTTAATACCAATTCGCTTGAGACAGTTGTGATTACTACTACTGTAAGAAAAAATACAGAATCTGCAGTGTTAGATCTACAAAAAAATTCCATTACACTTCTTGATGGCTTATCTGCTCAAGGGATAAAAAGTAGTGGAGCTAGCAATATCGCTAATGCCGTAAAGAACGTTCCTGGCGTATCTATTCAAGGTGGAAAATATGTTTATGTACGAGGACTTGGTGATCGCTACACAAAATCAATTTTAAATGGTGTTGATATTCCTGGATTAGATCCAGACCGAAATACCGTTCAAATGGATATATTCCCGACAAGTATATTGGATAATATTATAGTCGTTAAATCTGCAGCAGCAGAATATGCTGCAGATTTTACTGGAGGAGTGATAGACATAGTGACTAAAGATTTCCCAACTAAAGCAAATTATTCAATATCTATTGGGACAGGTTATAACCCTAACATGCACTTCAGAGATGATTATTTAAGCTATACGGGGAGTAAAACAGATTTTTTAGGATATGACAATGGAATGAGAAACCTACCTATCAATAGAAATCAATCCATTCCTGGTACATTCGAAAATAGTTCTATTTTGACCAATATGACAGATAAATTCAATAAAGAGTTATCAGCAAAACAAAGCAACAGTGGAGCGAATTTCGATTTTGGATTTACCGCTGGAAATCAATATGATGTTGGGGAAAATAAATTGGGATATCAATTTTCATTATCCTACAAAAACCAGACACAATTTTATGACGATCGTATTGATGGGACGTTTATTAAGGATGAAAACAATACTTCTATTACCGAACTTTTGGGAACCAGACGATCAAACGGTATTGAAGGTAAAAGCAATATATTGTTAAGTACGCTTGCAGGAATTGTGTACAAGCGTGAACTAGCAAAATATAAGCTTAACTTTTTACACATACAAAATGGTGAAAGCACAGCAGGACTCTACAATCAAGAAATTGCCCAAGCAGGTGGAGGAAGTGGTTTTGAGCCCATTAAAAAAGATGCTTTGCTTTACACACAGCGGTCAATCACAAATATACTATTTGGGGGACAGCATTCATTTTCTGAAGGCGAGTGGAAATTGAACTGGAAATTATCACCATCTCTTTCAAGGGTATACGACAAAGATCATAGAATAACGCCTCTTCAACAAAGCGATAATGGGGAGTTCTTTATAAGCCCAAGTGCTGCGAGTTATCCTATTAGAATTTGGAGAAATTTAGAAGAACTTAATGTTGTTGGGAAGCTAGATGTCGTAAGAAAGTACAGCTTTAAAGAGCGCCCTGCAAAACTTAAATTTGGTGTAAGCCAAACCATAAAACAACGTGATTTTTTCATTGATGATTATACTTTTACTAAAAGCGGAACACTTCAAGTTCAAAATGGTAACTCAGACAATCTATTATCTGAAGGGAATATTTGGATTCCGGAAACAGACCAAGGTACTCATCTTGTTTTTGGTGATCTTTTTGAAAAATCCAATGCGTTTGATGCCATACAAAATGTGAGTGCGGCCTATGTTTCCAACGAGTTCGGAGTCACAGAAAAACTTAAAGCGGTTGTGGGTTTGCGAACGGAGCTTTTTTCATCGATTTATAGTGGGCAAAATCAAGCTGGAACTGAAGTTTTTAAGGATGAAAAAATTATAGACAAATTGGATTTTTTCCCATCAGCTAATCTAATTTATGGTTTGAGCGATAATATAAACTTAAGGATGTCGTATTCGCGAACAACTGCAAGACCTTCATTTAAAGAGGCTTCGAAAAGTCAAATTTTTGACCCTATTACCAATCGTCTTTTCATTGGGAATATTAATTTAGACCCTTCTTACATCAATAATTTTGATGCTAGAGCTGAATTTTTTGGACAAAATAGTGAAATGATTGCATTTAGTGTATTTTATAAAGATTTCACCGATCCTATAGAATTAACATTTTATGAATCTGCACCAGATCAATTAACACCAAGAAATTTAGGGAATGCATCTGTTGTTGGTCTAGAATTTGAATTTAGAAAATCATTAGGTTTTATTGCCAATAGTTTAGAAAAACTAAAATTTAATGTTAATGCTTCCTACATTGATTCTAGTCTAACAATGTTCGAAGATGAATTTAACCGTAGGGTTAATGCTGCAAGGGATGGAGAGCGTGTTGAAAATAAAAGAGAATTACAAGGACAATCCCCATATTTAATCAACACAGGTTTAAATTATACTGATTCTGAAATCGGGCTACAAACTGGGCTATTCTTTAATGTTCAAGGAAAAACATTAGAAGTTGTTGGAACAGGAATTGTCCCTGATGTTTACACTGTGCCATTTAACAGTCTAAATTTCACTTTAAATAAGAAATTTGGCCCAGAAAAGAAATCAACAATAGATGTTAAAGTTTCTAATATTTTGAACAGTAAGCGCAAAAGCGTCTATGAGTCATTTAATGCTTCTGATCAAATTTTTACCCAATTAAATCCTGGAACAGAATTTTCAATTGGATATAGTTACAGTTTTTAA
- the dgt gene encoding dGTP triphosphohydrolase, translated as MNWEQLLSLKRQGDTNKRLRKEQDETRLGFDVDYDRIIFSTEFRSLQDKTQVIPLSSTDFVHTRLTHSLEVSVVARSLGRKVGEIILEKHPALKEIHGYKPNDFGSIVAAAALAHDIGNPPFGHSGEKAIGHFFKNGPGRSFKSALTDKQYQDLCDFEGNANGFQILTQDLKGRPGGLRLSYATLGAFTKYPKASLPKKPTPHIASKKYGFFQSEETIFLEVAKELGLLKINSDDHQFGRHPLTFLVEAADDICYTIIDFEDGINLGLIEEEFALEYLINLVRDTIQTKKYNALPTTQARVSYLRALAIGTLIDDVVAIFIKNETAILNGTFDVSLLEKSKYQAQINDIIKLSIDRIYNAQEVIDKEISGFEIINELLSRYTTAVNNFHETKASSYDKLLIKLLPKDMELQHQNLYNRLMGVCSVVASYSDSNAVLTYKKLKGLSF; from the coding sequence ATGAATTGGGAGCAATTATTATCCCTCAAACGACAAGGCGACACCAACAAGCGCTTACGTAAAGAGCAAGACGAAACCCGGCTTGGATTTGATGTAGATTACGATCGTATTATTTTTTCTACAGAATTTAGAAGTCTGCAAGATAAGACTCAGGTTATTCCCCTTTCTTCAACGGACTTTGTTCATACTCGTCTTACCCACAGCTTGGAGGTGAGTGTTGTAGCACGGTCTTTAGGGCGAAAAGTAGGTGAAATAATTTTAGAAAAACATCCTGCTTTAAAAGAAATCCATGGCTATAAACCCAACGATTTTGGCTCTATTGTTGCTGCTGCTGCTTTGGCTCACGATATAGGAAACCCTCCTTTCGGGCACTCAGGCGAAAAAGCAATTGGCCATTTTTTTAAAAATGGTCCTGGGCGGAGTTTTAAATCAGCACTTACAGACAAACAATACCAAGATCTATGTGATTTTGAAGGTAATGCCAATGGCTTTCAAATCTTGACACAAGATTTGAAAGGGCGCCCAGGTGGTTTACGCTTGAGCTATGCGACTCTAGGCGCTTTTACAAAATATCCAAAAGCTTCGCTGCCCAAAAAACCAACCCCACATATTGCCTCTAAGAAATATGGATTTTTTCAAAGCGAAGAAACCATATTTTTGGAAGTTGCAAAAGAACTAGGACTTCTAAAAATAAACTCTGATGACCATCAATTTGGCAGACACCCGCTAACGTTTTTGGTTGAAGCCGCGGACGATATTTGCTATACCATTATTGATTTTGAAGATGGAATTAATTTAGGTCTTATTGAAGAGGAATTTGCACTAGAATATTTAATTAACTTAGTCAGAGACACCATTCAAACCAAAAAATACAATGCCCTTCCAACAACACAAGCAAGAGTTAGTTATTTGAGAGCATTGGCTATTGGGACTCTTATTGACGATGTTGTTGCTATTTTTATAAAAAATGAAACCGCAATTTTAAATGGGACTTTTGATGTTTCACTTTTGGAAAAAAGTAAATACCAAGCCCAAATTAATGACATTATAAAATTGAGTATCGATAGAATTTATAATGCACAAGAAGTTATTGACAAAGAAATATCCGGTTTTGAAATTATCAATGAATTACTTTCACGTTACACAACAGCAGTGAATAATTTTCATGAAACCAAAGCCAGCAGTTACGACAAACTTTTAATCAAATTGCTTCCTAAAGACATGGAACTTCAGCATCAGAATTTATACAATCGTTTGATGGGGGTATGTTCTGTAGTGGCATCATACTCAGATAGTAATGCGGTATTGACCTACAAGAAATTAAAAGGGCTGAGCTTTTAG
- a CDS encoding 1-deoxy-D-xylulose-5-phosphate synthase: MQKKIIKHIQHPKDLRNLDAESLNSVAQELREMIIEIVASKEGHLGASLGVVELTIALHYVFNTPNDLLIWDVGHQAYGHKILTGRKEKFETNRQLGGLSGFPKRSESTFDAFGTGHASTSISAALGMAIASQLKGLQKHHIAVIGDASIASGMAFEGLNHAGVTNANLLVILNDNAIGIDPSVGALKQYLTNVKKGKQKEDNIFEALNFEYSGPIDGHNLDALVLELERLKTIEGPKFLHVITTKGKGLKQAEEHQVTYHAPGKFNAKTGDLLPSKHIKEPDKFQDVFGKTLVELAEKNENIIGITPAMPTGSSIKFLMEAFPNRAFDVGIAEQHAVTLAAGMATQGLIPFCAIYSTFLQRAYDQVIHDVALQNLPVIFCLDRAGLVGQDGATHHGVFDIAYLRCVPNLIVVAPRNEIELRNIMYTAQMGLKNPIAIRYPRGRGTLLDWKKDFESIPIGKGVQLKTGKNTAVLSIGAMANNVHKAIKGLPIAHYDMRFVKPLDDALLNQIFEAYTTIITVENGTTVGGFGSAVLEFAAENGYTNKIKIKGVPDAFIEHGTTDELQQQLGLDVNGLREFFIEF; encoded by the coding sequence GTGCAAAAAAAAATAATTAAACATATTCAACATCCAAAAGATTTACGCAATCTTGATGCAGAATCATTGAATTCTGTTGCTCAAGAATTGCGCGAAATGATTATCGAAATTGTCGCCAGCAAAGAGGGCCATTTGGGAGCAAGCTTGGGAGTTGTTGAGCTCACCATAGCATTGCATTACGTCTTCAATACACCAAATGATTTACTGATTTGGGATGTTGGTCATCAGGCTTATGGACACAAAATCTTAACAGGAAGAAAAGAAAAATTTGAAACCAATCGGCAATTGGGCGGGCTCAGTGGCTTCCCTAAACGCAGTGAGAGTACTTTTGATGCCTTTGGCACAGGGCATGCCTCTACATCTATATCTGCAGCGCTGGGTATGGCTATAGCAAGTCAGCTCAAAGGGCTTCAAAAACACCACATCGCTGTTATTGGTGATGCTTCTATAGCAAGTGGAATGGCTTTCGAGGGGCTAAATCATGCAGGAGTCACTAATGCTAATTTATTGGTTATTTTAAATGATAATGCGATTGGTATTGATCCAAGCGTGGGGGCACTTAAGCAGTATTTGACAAACGTCAAAAAAGGAAAACAAAAAGAAGATAATATTTTTGAAGCGCTAAATTTTGAATACTCTGGCCCTATTGACGGGCACAATCTTGATGCTTTAGTGTTAGAATTAGAACGCCTAAAAACGATTGAAGGGCCTAAATTTTTGCACGTGATTACAACAAAAGGCAAAGGGCTAAAACAAGCCGAAGAACATCAAGTCACTTATCATGCCCCGGGAAAATTTAATGCCAAAACAGGTGATTTACTTCCTTCAAAGCACATTAAAGAACCTGATAAATTTCAAGATGTATTCGGAAAAACACTAGTAGAATTGGCCGAAAAAAATGAAAATATCATCGGTATTACCCCTGCTATGCCTACTGGAAGCTCTATAAAATTTTTGATGGAAGCATTCCCAAATCGAGCATTTGATGTGGGAATAGCAGAACAACATGCCGTAACCTTGGCTGCTGGAATGGCTACACAAGGACTAATTCCTTTTTGCGCAATTTACTCCACCTTTTTACAGCGGGCCTATGATCAAGTCATTCATGATGTCGCATTACAAAATTTACCCGTAATATTTTGTTTAGACCGGGCAGGGCTTGTTGGGCAAGACGGTGCTACACACCACGGCGTATTTGATATCGCCTATTTAAGATGCGTCCCAAATCTTATTGTAGTAGCGCCGAGAAATGAAATTGAATTGCGTAACATCATGTACACTGCGCAAATGGGGCTGAAAAATCCTATCGCTATTCGATATCCAAGAGGACGCGGAACACTTTTGGATTGGAAAAAAGACTTTGAATCTATCCCCATTGGAAAGGGCGTTCAGTTAAAAACAGGTAAAAATACAGCCGTTTTAAGTATAGGCGCCATGGCCAATAATGTTCATAAAGCAATAAAAGGTTTACCGATTGCTCATTATGACATGCGGTTTGTAAAACCCCTAGATGATGCTTTACTGAACCAAATTTTTGAAGCCTACACCACCATTATCACTGTAGAAAATGGAACAACTGTTGGCGGATTTGGAAGTGCAGTTTTAGAATTTGCTGCAGAAAACGGATACACAAACAAGATCAAAATAAAAGGAGTACCAGATGCATTTATTGAGCACGGTACTACGGATGAGTTACAGCAACAACTAGGATTGGATGTCAATGGACTAAGAGAATTTTTTATAGAATTCTAA
- a CDS encoding nucleoside deaminase — protein MNIEFDDAYFMKKALVEAHLAFDQGEVPVGAVVVVDQQIIARAHNLTELLNDVTAHAEMQAVTAASNYLGGKFLHDCTLYVTLEPCQMCAGALYWSQISRVVFGAKDQERGFLTMGSTLHPKTKIQGGVLADESSELLKRFFIEKRNLN, from the coding sequence ATGAATATAGAATTTGATGATGCGTATTTTATGAAAAAGGCATTGGTTGAAGCCCATTTGGCTTTTGATCAAGGTGAGGTCCCTGTAGGCGCTGTGGTCGTTGTGGACCAACAAATTATTGCTAGGGCACATAATTTGACAGAGCTGTTAAATGATGTTACCGCTCACGCCGAAATGCAAGCTGTTACTGCTGCTTCCAATTATTTAGGAGGGAAATTTTTACACGATTGTACATTATATGTCACCTTAGAACCCTGCCAAATGTGTGCTGGGGCATTGTATTGGAGTCAAATTTCCAGAGTCGTATTTGGTGCAAAGGATCAAGAGCGGGGGTTCTTAACGATGGGATCCACATTACACCCAAAAACAAAAATTCAAGGCGGTGTGTTAGCAGACGAGTCTTCAGAATTGTTGAAGCGCTTTTTTATTGAGAAAAGGAATTTGAATTAG
- the aspS gene encoding aspartate--tRNA ligase, with product MYRTHHCGELRASHINQKVTLSGWVQKFRDKGFVAWVDLRDRYGITQLVFDADRTDKELMKSARNLGREFVVQVSGTVIERASKNPNIDTGDIEILVESLTLLNSAKVPPFTIEDDTDGGEELRMKYRYLDIRRNPVKNNLIFRHKVAQEVRNYLSSIEFIEVETPYLIKSTPEGARDFVVPSRMNEGQFYALPQSPQTFKQLLMVGGMDKYFQIVKCFRDEDLRADRQPEFTQIDCEMTFVEQEDILNTFEGLTKHLIKEINGVELSEFPRMTFDEAMKRYGNDKPDIRFGMEFGELNDVAQHKDFKVFNTADLVVGIAIPGGNSYSRKEIDKLIDWVKRPQIGALGMVYVRCNEDGTYKSSVDKFYDQNDLANWAEKTGANSGDLICVLSGQTSKVRAQLSALRMELAERLGLRNPKEFAPLWVTDFPLLEWDEDTQRYHAMHHPFTAPKPEDIKLLDTDPGAVKANAYDLVLNGNEIGGGSIRIHDKETQALMFNHLGFTEEEAKAQFGFLMNAFEYGAPPHGGIAFGLDRLVAILGGQETIRDFIAFPKNNSGRDVMIDAPAPIANDQLDELGLKTK from the coding sequence ATGTACAGAACGCATCATTGCGGTGAATTAAGAGCATCGCACATAAATCAAAAAGTAACTCTCTCAGGATGGGTCCAAAAATTTAGAGACAAAGGGTTTGTAGCATGGGTCGACTTAAGGGATCGCTATGGCATCACTCAGCTTGTTTTTGATGCGGATCGTACCGACAAAGAATTAATGAAATCAGCCAGAAATTTAGGCCGAGAATTTGTAGTTCAAGTTTCTGGAACTGTTATTGAAAGAGCCTCTAAAAACCCAAATATTGATACTGGCGATATTGAAATTTTAGTTGAGTCATTAACTCTTCTCAACAGCGCAAAGGTCCCGCCCTTTACAATTGAAGATGATACCGACGGCGGGGAAGAGTTGCGCATGAAATACCGTTATTTAGACATTCGCCGAAACCCTGTTAAAAACAATTTGATTTTCAGACACAAAGTTGCTCAAGAAGTAAGAAACTACTTGTCGTCTATTGAATTTATTGAAGTTGAAACGCCTTACCTAATCAAATCTACACCTGAGGGAGCACGTGATTTTGTGGTTCCAAGCCGTATGAATGAAGGACAGTTTTATGCCCTCCCCCAATCGCCACAAACCTTTAAACAGTTGTTGATGGTAGGCGGCATGGATAAATATTTCCAAATCGTTAAATGTTTTAGAGACGAGGATTTACGTGCCGATCGTCAACCAGAATTTACACAAATCGACTGTGAAATGACTTTTGTGGAACAAGAAGACATTTTAAATACTTTCGAAGGCTTAACAAAGCACTTGATCAAAGAAATAAACGGAGTTGAATTATCAGAATTTCCAAGAATGACCTTTGATGAGGCGATGAAACGTTATGGAAACGACAAGCCTGATATTCGTTTTGGTATGGAGTTTGGCGAACTTAATGACGTAGCTCAGCACAAAGATTTTAAGGTATTTAACACAGCAGATCTCGTTGTAGGGATTGCAATTCCAGGGGGAAATTCCTATTCAAGAAAAGAAATTGATAAACTTATTGATTGGGTAAAACGTCCACAAATTGGCGCTTTGGGAATGGTTTATGTACGTTGCAATGAAGACGGTACTTATAAATCTTCTGTCGATAAATTTTATGACCAAAATGATTTGGCCAATTGGGCAGAAAAAACAGGGGCTAATTCTGGCGACTTAATATGTGTACTCTCTGGACAAACTAGTAAAGTACGCGCACAGTTAAGCGCTCTACGCATGGAGTTAGCAGAACGACTAGGTTTAAGAAATCCAAAAGAATTTGCTCCACTTTGGGTTACCGATTTTCCACTTCTGGAGTGGGATGAAGATACACAACGCTATCATGCAATGCATCATCCGTTTACAGCACCTAAACCAGAAGATATCAAATTATTAGATACAGACCCTGGAGCTGTGAAAGCCAATGCATATGATTTGGTTCTGAATGGAAATGAAATCGGAGGTGGATCAATCCGAATTCACGATAAAGAAACACAAGCTTTGATGTTTAATCACCTTGGATTTACAGAAGAAGAAGCCAAAGCACAATTTGGCTTCTTGATGAATGCATTCGAGTATGGTGCCCCACCTCATGGTGGCATTGCCTTTGGGCTAGATCGACTGGTTGCTATTTTAGGCGGTCAAGAAACGATTCGCGACTTTATTGCATTCCCGAAAAATAATTCGGGAAGAGATGTCATGATTGATGCCCCAGCGCCAATTGCAAATGATCAGTTGGATGAATTAGGGTTAAAAACTAAATAA